The genomic interval CCAAGCTCGCCGCGCTTCACGCCTACCAGTTGGCGCTCGCGGCCCCCGTGCCGCCGGCCGGATCGTTCGACGCTCTCGTCGCCGCCCGCGGCAAGGCGTCGTTCGAGAACAAGGCGCGTTGCGCGACCTGCCACGTGCCTCCGCTGTTCACCGAACCCGGCCACAACCTGCACGCGCCCGAGGAGATCGGCATCGACTCGTTCCAGGCGGATCGCTCCCCCACCCGTTCGTATCGCACCGCGCCACTGGCCGGATTGTGGACGCACCAGAAGGGCGGCTTCTATCACGACGGTCGATTCGCGACGCTCGAGGCGGTGATCGACCACTACGACGCGCACTTCGAGCTCGACCTGACGGACCGGGAGAAGCAGGACCTGAAGCAGTACCTGCTCAGCCTCTAGGTCCGTGTCGACGCCGACGAAGAGAACCTGGGGCCGACGATGAGCACCCTCACGACGCGGGACGGTACGCAGATCGACTACAAGGACTGGGGCGCCGGGCCCCCCGTGGTGTTCAGCCACGGCTGGCCCCTCAGCTCCGACAGCTGGGAGGGCCAGATCGCTGCATCGCCCATGACCGTCGCGGGCACGGCCGTTCCAGCCAGCCCTGGGACGGCAACGACATGGACACCTACGCCGACGATCTCTCCGAGCTCCTCGAGAAACTCGAGCTGACGCGCGCCGTCCTGATCGGCTTTTCCGCAGGGGGCGGCGAGGTGGCGCGTGATGTCGGCCGCCACGGCACCAAGCGCGTGGCCAAGGCCGGTTGATCGCCGGCGGCCCGTTCTTCGGGGCCAACCGGCCCGGCGCCAAGGTCTCGCGGGGCATGATCGACTCGTTCTGGCTGCAGGGGATGCAGGCCGGTCACAAGAACACGCTCGGCTGCATCCGGGCGTTCTCCGAGACGGACTTCACCCCCGACCTCGAGAAGTTCGACGTGCCGACCCTGATCGTGCACGGCGACGACGACCAGATCGTGCCGATCGGTGCCGCTGGCGCTCCGCTCGTCGAAGCTCGTCAGGAACGCGATCCTGAAGGTTTACGCCGGCGTGCCGCACGGCCTCGCCGACACGCACCGGGACGAGCTCAACGCCGACCTGTTGGCGTTCGTGAAGGGCTGACCGCGCATCGTCCACGCCGACGCCGGGTAGGACTTGACCCCATCGCCGCTCTCCGGTGGGTCGCATAACGTGCCGGTGAAGGTCCGCCTCGAACCACGCAAGGGGAGCAGCCATGGGAACCTGGATGGTTATTCTGATCGTCGGAACCGTTCTCGCGGCCGCAGCCGCGGCTGCGTGGGCCGTCATGGGACGGAATCGATCCGCGGACCTCAAGCGCAAGTTCGGCACGGAATACGACCGTGCCGTGCAGGCCTCCGGCAGCCGAAGCCGTGGCGAAGCCGATCTGGCATCGCGGACGAAGCGGGTGGGGACACTCGACATCCGACCGCTGTCCGCCGGAGATCATGACCGGTTCGCCGAACGGTGGCGCTCGGTGCAGGCCTCCTTCGTCGACAACCCGGCCGCCGCGGCGTCGGACGCCGAGAAGCTCGTGGAGGAAGTCATGCGCGCCCGCGGTTACCCCATCGGTGACTTCGATCAGCGAGCCGCCGACCTCTCCGTCGACCATCCGCGCTTCGTGGAGAACTACCGGCACGCTCGCGACATCGCCCTCGCCGGCCAGCGGGGAACGGCGAAGACCGAGGACCTTCGGCAGGCCACGGTCCATTACCGGGCCCTGTTCGAGGATCTGCTCGACACGACCGAACGAAAGCTCGTGGCGGTGGGACGATGATCACCGAGATCGGCCCCAGCGAGGCGCCGCAGAGCATCGCCCTGATGGCGAGCGACGAGGAAGAGACGTTCCGCGCGACGTGGAAGACCATCCAGACGGGCTTCATCGACGAGCCGAGCCGCGCGGTCAAGGACGCGGACGCCCTCGTGGCCGAGGTGATGGCGCGGCTCGCAGAGGGATTCGCGAGAGAGCGGACGAAGCTCGAGGAACAGTGGGCGCGGAAGGAAGAGGTCTCGACCGAGGATCTGAGGCTCC from Candidatus Polarisedimenticolaceae bacterium carries:
- a CDS encoding alpha/beta fold hydrolase; translated protein: MAHDRRGHGRSSQPWDGNDMDTYADDLSELLEKLELTRAVLIGFSAGGGEVARDVGRHGTKRVAKAG